The Manis javanica isolate MJ-LG chromosome 2, MJ_LKY, whole genome shotgun sequence genome contains a region encoding:
- the ZNF16 gene encoding zinc finger protein 16 isoform X5, with the protein MPMGERPGVYVCSPSFQHSASLTSHEALCPAESPLICNACGKTFRGNPDLIQHQITHTGQKSFMCSVCGKSFSQNSLLKSHLQCHMGEKPYTCEECGKAFHAHSDLMRHRGDHSREPYACSECGKAFHQSSSLKKHQRVHAGERPYACGECGKAFRRSSNLVQHQRVHSGEKPYVCSECGKAFRRSSNLIKHHRVHTGEKPFECGECGKAFSQSSHLRKHQRVHTGERPYTCSECGKPFSRVSNLIKHHRVHTGEKPYKCPDCGKAFSQSSSLIQHRRIHTGEKPHVCDVCGKAFSYSSVLRKHQIIHTGEKPYACGVCRKAFSHSSALVQHQGVHTGEKPYECHECGKTFSRSSNLILHQRVHTGEKPYECTECGKTFSQSSTLIQHQRIHNGLKPHECNQCGKAFNRSSNLIHHQKVHTGEKPYTCVECGKGFSQSSHLIQHQIIHTGERPYKCHECGKAFSQRSVLIQHQRIHTGVKPHECAACGKAFSQRSKLVKHQLVHTRQ; encoded by the coding sequence ATGCCTATGGGAGAGAGGccaggtgtgtatgtgtgcagcCCCAGCTTCCAACACAGTGCAAGCCTAACTAGCCATGAGGCACTCTGCCCAGCTGAAAGCCCGCTTATATGTAATGCATGTGGGAAAACCTTCAGAGGAAACCCTGATCTCATACAGCATCAGATAACCCACACTGGACAGAAGTCCTTCATGTGTAGCGTGTGTGGAAAATCCTTCAGCCAGAACTCACTTCTTAAAAGTCATCTGCAGTGTCACATGGGCGAGAAGCCCTACACCTGCGAGGAGTGCGGGAAAGCCTTCCATGCACACTCGGACCTCATGAGGCACAGGGGTGACCACAGCAGAGAGCCTTATGCATGCAGTGAGTGTGGGAAGGCCTTTCACCAGAGTTCCAGCCTCAAAAAGCACCAGAGGGTCCATGCAGGCGAGAGGCCCTATGCATGTGGGGAGTGCGGGAAAGCTTTCCGGCGGAGCTCCAACCTGGTCCAGCACCAAAGGGTCCATTCTGGGGAGAAACCGTATGTGTGCAGTGAATGCGGGAAGGCCTTCCGGCGGAGCTCCAACCTCATCAAACACCACAGGGTCCACACAGGTGAGAAGCCATTTGAGTGTGGGGAGTGTGGGAAGGCTTTCAGCCAGAGCTCGCATCTGAGGAAGCATCAGAGGGTCCACACGGGGGAGAGGCCATACACGTGCAGTGAATGTGGCAAGCCATTCAGCCGCGTCTCCAACCTCATCAAGCACCACAGGGTCCATACAGGAGAGAAGCCCTATAAATGCCCTGACTGTGGGAAGGCCTTCAGCCAGAGCTCCAGCCTCATTCAGCACCGGAGAAtccacactggggagaagccgcacgtgtgtgatgtgtgtggaaAGGCCTTCAGTTACAGCTCAGTGCTCAGAAAGCACCAGATAATCCACACGGGAGAGAAGCCCTATGCATGTGGTGTCTGTAGGAAGGCCTTCAGCCACAGCTCAGCCCTCGTTCAGCACCAGGGTGTGCACACAGGTGAGAAGCCCTACGAGTGCCACGAGTGTGGGAAGACGTTCAGCCGCAGCTCCAACCTTATCCTGCACCAGCGAGTTCACACGGGAGAGAAGCCCTATGAATGCACTGAGTGTGGGAAGACCTTCAGCCAGAGCTCAACTCTCATTCAGCATCAGAGGATTCATAATGGATTGAAACCCCATGAATGTAACCAGTGTGGTAAAGCCTTCAACCGAAGCTCAAACCTCATTCACCACCAGAAagttcatactggagagaagccGTACACGTGTGTCGAGTGTGGGAAGGGCTTCAGCCAGAGCTCACACCTCATTCAGCATCAAATAATCCACACCGGCGAGAGGCCCTACAAGTGCCATgagtgtgggaaggccttcagcCAGCGCTCCGTCCTCATCCAGCACCAGCGCATCCACACCGGTGTGAAGCCCCACGAGTGTGCTGCCTGCGGAAAGGCCTTCAGTCAGCGGTCCAAGCTGGTCAAGCACCAGCTGGTCCACACCAGGCAGTGA
- the ZNF16 gene encoding zinc finger protein 16 isoform X1 → MGGPRTGSRAGLPARASGPAAEARGARLSRSDHRRWGLRAGESSSLPSVPPRDSDAPAVGALSSRTGGGSWEPCAEGRGLWSGVEAPLSVGCPAEAEQPCPESGCGSAWRGCRRAVRQIPAMPSLRARPEEAEMEPSVPGLFPWIPEAQACVSDAPAVTHPGSSFCGPLRYGITEPGTSPHHQQPDWDTRTEGKVFLQKEELPEDLESQAEISENSSSNASQGPGLGEPCDGALGRAWGAPDKRQAQPLCPEGCLTPVAVPLWSPLGEKELDCGDFESSFGLSPSPGTFQAMPMGERPGVYVCSPSFQHSASLTSHEALCPAESPLICNACGKTFRGNPDLIQHQITHTGQKSFMCSVCGKSFSQNSLLKSHLQCHMGEKPYTCEECGKAFHAHSDLMRHRGDHSREPYACSECGKAFHQSSSLKKHQRVHAGERPYACGECGKAFRRSSNLVQHQRVHSGEKPYVCSECGKAFRRSSNLIKHHRVHTGEKPFECGECGKAFSQSSHLRKHQRVHTGERPYTCSECGKPFSRVSNLIKHHRVHTGEKPYKCPDCGKAFSQSSSLIQHRRIHTGEKPHVCDVCGKAFSYSSVLRKHQIIHTGEKPYACGVCRKAFSHSSALVQHQGVHTGEKPYECHECGKTFSRSSNLILHQRVHTGEKPYECTECGKTFSQSSTLIQHQRIHNGLKPHECNQCGKAFNRSSNLIHHQKVHTGEKPYTCVECGKGFSQSSHLIQHQIIHTGERPYKCHECGKAFSQRSVLIQHQRIHTGVKPHECAACGKAFSQRSKLVKHQLVHTRQ, encoded by the exons ATGGGCGGCCCGCGTACCGGAAGTCGGGCGGGACTTCCGGCGCGGGCCTCGGGGCCGGCCGCTGAGGCCAGGGGTGCGCGCCTTTCCCGGAGTGACCACCGGAGGTGGGGGCTTCGCGCGGGAGAATCCTCTTCGCTGCCGTCCGTTCCCCCGCGTGACTCCGATGCCCCCGCGGTGGGTGCCCTCTCGTCTCGGACGGGCGGCGGGTCGTGGGAGCCGTGCGCGGAGGGCCGCGGGCTGTGGAGCGGGGTCGAAGCCCCGCTCTCCGTAGGATGCCCAGCGGAGGCCGAGCAGCCCTGCCCCGAGTCTGGCTGCGGGTCCGCGTGGCGAGGCTGCCGCAGAGCGGTGAGGCAG ATTCCAGCCATGCCCAGCCTCCGAGCTCGCCCCGAAGAGGCAGAAATGGAACCCTCGGTTCCTGGACTGTTCCCCTGGATCCCCGAAGCCCAGGCCTGTGTGAGTGATGCTCCTGCTGTGACCCATCCTGGATCTTCATTCTGTGGTCCCCTCCGCTATGGCATAACTGAGCCAGGAACCAGCCCTCACCATCAGCAGCCAG ATTGGGACACCAGGACTGAGGGCAAGGTGTTTCTCCAGAAGGAAGAACTTCCTGAGGATTTGGAATCACAGGCAGAAATATCAGAAAACAGTTCCAGCAATGCTTCCCAGGGTCCTGGGCTTGGGGAGCCCTGTGATGGAGCACTGGGAAGGGCGTGGGGGGCTCCTGACAAGAGGCAGGCACAGCCCCTCTGCCCAGAGGGGTGCCTCACACCAGTGGCTGTGCCTCTCTGGAGCCCCCTGGGGGAGAAAGAGTTGGACTGTGGTGATTTTGAGAGCAGCTTTGGTCTGAGCCCAAGCCCAGGGACCTTCCAGGCAATGCCTATGGGAGAGAGGccaggtgtgtatgtgtgcagcCCCAGCTTCCAACACAGTGCAAGCCTAACTAGCCATGAGGCACTCTGCCCAGCTGAAAGCCCGCTTATATGTAATGCATGTGGGAAAACCTTCAGAGGAAACCCTGATCTCATACAGCATCAGATAACCCACACTGGACAGAAGTCCTTCATGTGTAGCGTGTGTGGAAAATCCTTCAGCCAGAACTCACTTCTTAAAAGTCATCTGCAGTGTCACATGGGCGAGAAGCCCTACACCTGCGAGGAGTGCGGGAAAGCCTTCCATGCACACTCGGACCTCATGAGGCACAGGGGTGACCACAGCAGAGAGCCTTATGCATGCAGTGAGTGTGGGAAGGCCTTTCACCAGAGTTCCAGCCTCAAAAAGCACCAGAGGGTCCATGCAGGCGAGAGGCCCTATGCATGTGGGGAGTGCGGGAAAGCTTTCCGGCGGAGCTCCAACCTGGTCCAGCACCAAAGGGTCCATTCTGGGGAGAAACCGTATGTGTGCAGTGAATGCGGGAAGGCCTTCCGGCGGAGCTCCAACCTCATCAAACACCACAGGGTCCACACAGGTGAGAAGCCATTTGAGTGTGGGGAGTGTGGGAAGGCTTTCAGCCAGAGCTCGCATCTGAGGAAGCATCAGAGGGTCCACACGGGGGAGAGGCCATACACGTGCAGTGAATGTGGCAAGCCATTCAGCCGCGTCTCCAACCTCATCAAGCACCACAGGGTCCATACAGGAGAGAAGCCCTATAAATGCCCTGACTGTGGGAAGGCCTTCAGCCAGAGCTCCAGCCTCATTCAGCACCGGAGAAtccacactggggagaagccgcacgtgtgtgatgtgtgtggaaAGGCCTTCAGTTACAGCTCAGTGCTCAGAAAGCACCAGATAATCCACACGGGAGAGAAGCCCTATGCATGTGGTGTCTGTAGGAAGGCCTTCAGCCACAGCTCAGCCCTCGTTCAGCACCAGGGTGTGCACACAGGTGAGAAGCCCTACGAGTGCCACGAGTGTGGGAAGACGTTCAGCCGCAGCTCCAACCTTATCCTGCACCAGCGAGTTCACACGGGAGAGAAGCCCTATGAATGCACTGAGTGTGGGAAGACCTTCAGCCAGAGCTCAACTCTCATTCAGCATCAGAGGATTCATAATGGATTGAAACCCCATGAATGTAACCAGTGTGGTAAAGCCTTCAACCGAAGCTCAAACCTCATTCACCACCAGAAagttcatactggagagaagccGTACACGTGTGTCGAGTGTGGGAAGGGCTTCAGCCAGAGCTCACACCTCATTCAGCATCAAATAATCCACACCGGCGAGAGGCCCTACAAGTGCCATgagtgtgggaaggccttcagcCAGCGCTCCGTCCTCATCCAGCACCAGCGCATCCACACCGGTGTGAAGCCCCACGAGTGTGCTGCCTGCGGAAAGGCCTTCAGTCAGCGGTCCAAGCTGGTCAAGCACCAGCTGGTCCACACCAGGCAGTGA
- the ZNF16 gene encoding zinc finger protein 16 isoform X3, with protein sequence MPSLRARPEEAEMEPSVPGLFPWIPEAQACVSDAPAVTHPGSSFCGPLRYGITEPGTSPHHQQPDWDTRTEGKVFLQKEELPEDLESQAEISENSSSNASQGPGLGEPCDGALGRAWGAPDKRQAQPLCPEGCLTPVAVPLWSPLGEKELDCGDFESSFGLSPSPGTFQAMPMGERPGVYVCSPSFQHSASLTSHEALCPAESPLICNACGKTFRGNPDLIQHQITHTGQKSFMCSVCGKSFSQNSLLKSHLQCHMGEKPYTCEECGKAFHAHSDLMRHRGDHSREPYACSECGKAFHQSSSLKKHQRVHAGERPYACGECGKAFRRSSNLVQHQRVHSGEKPYVCSECGKAFRRSSNLIKHHRVHTGEKPFECGECGKAFSQSSHLRKHQRVHTGERPYTCSECGKPFSRVSNLIKHHRVHTGEKPYKCPDCGKAFSQSSSLIQHRRIHTGEKPHVCDVCGKAFSYSSVLRKHQIIHTGEKPYACGVCRKAFSHSSALVQHQGVHTGEKPYECHECGKTFSRSSNLILHQRVHTGEKPYECTECGKTFSQSSTLIQHQRIHNGLKPHECNQCGKAFNRSSNLIHHQKVHTGEKPYTCVECGKGFSQSSHLIQHQIIHTGERPYKCHECGKAFSQRSVLIQHQRIHTGVKPHECAACGKAFSQRSKLVKHQLVHTRQ encoded by the exons ATGCCCAGCCTCCGAGCTCGCCCCGAAGAGGCAGAAATGGAACCCTCGGTTCCTGGACTGTTCCCCTGGATCCCCGAAGCCCAGGCCTGTGTGAGTGATGCTCCTGCTGTGACCCATCCTGGATCTTCATTCTGTGGTCCCCTCCGCTATGGCATAACTGAGCCAGGAACCAGCCCTCACCATCAGCAGCCAG ATTGGGACACCAGGACTGAGGGCAAGGTGTTTCTCCAGAAGGAAGAACTTCCTGAGGATTTGGAATCACAGGCAGAAATATCAGAAAACAGTTCCAGCAATGCTTCCCAGGGTCCTGGGCTTGGGGAGCCCTGTGATGGAGCACTGGGAAGGGCGTGGGGGGCTCCTGACAAGAGGCAGGCACAGCCCCTCTGCCCAGAGGGGTGCCTCACACCAGTGGCTGTGCCTCTCTGGAGCCCCCTGGGGGAGAAAGAGTTGGACTGTGGTGATTTTGAGAGCAGCTTTGGTCTGAGCCCAAGCCCAGGGACCTTCCAGGCAATGCCTATGGGAGAGAGGccaggtgtgtatgtgtgcagcCCCAGCTTCCAACACAGTGCAAGCCTAACTAGCCATGAGGCACTCTGCCCAGCTGAAAGCCCGCTTATATGTAATGCATGTGGGAAAACCTTCAGAGGAAACCCTGATCTCATACAGCATCAGATAACCCACACTGGACAGAAGTCCTTCATGTGTAGCGTGTGTGGAAAATCCTTCAGCCAGAACTCACTTCTTAAAAGTCATCTGCAGTGTCACATGGGCGAGAAGCCCTACACCTGCGAGGAGTGCGGGAAAGCCTTCCATGCACACTCGGACCTCATGAGGCACAGGGGTGACCACAGCAGAGAGCCTTATGCATGCAGTGAGTGTGGGAAGGCCTTTCACCAGAGTTCCAGCCTCAAAAAGCACCAGAGGGTCCATGCAGGCGAGAGGCCCTATGCATGTGGGGAGTGCGGGAAAGCTTTCCGGCGGAGCTCCAACCTGGTCCAGCACCAAAGGGTCCATTCTGGGGAGAAACCGTATGTGTGCAGTGAATGCGGGAAGGCCTTCCGGCGGAGCTCCAACCTCATCAAACACCACAGGGTCCACACAGGTGAGAAGCCATTTGAGTGTGGGGAGTGTGGGAAGGCTTTCAGCCAGAGCTCGCATCTGAGGAAGCATCAGAGGGTCCACACGGGGGAGAGGCCATACACGTGCAGTGAATGTGGCAAGCCATTCAGCCGCGTCTCCAACCTCATCAAGCACCACAGGGTCCATACAGGAGAGAAGCCCTATAAATGCCCTGACTGTGGGAAGGCCTTCAGCCAGAGCTCCAGCCTCATTCAGCACCGGAGAAtccacactggggagaagccgcacgtgtgtgatgtgtgtggaaAGGCCTTCAGTTACAGCTCAGTGCTCAGAAAGCACCAGATAATCCACACGGGAGAGAAGCCCTATGCATGTGGTGTCTGTAGGAAGGCCTTCAGCCACAGCTCAGCCCTCGTTCAGCACCAGGGTGTGCACACAGGTGAGAAGCCCTACGAGTGCCACGAGTGTGGGAAGACGTTCAGCCGCAGCTCCAACCTTATCCTGCACCAGCGAGTTCACACGGGAGAGAAGCCCTATGAATGCACTGAGTGTGGGAAGACCTTCAGCCAGAGCTCAACTCTCATTCAGCATCAGAGGATTCATAATGGATTGAAACCCCATGAATGTAACCAGTGTGGTAAAGCCTTCAACCGAAGCTCAAACCTCATTCACCACCAGAAagttcatactggagagaagccGTACACGTGTGTCGAGTGTGGGAAGGGCTTCAGCCAGAGCTCACACCTCATTCAGCATCAAATAATCCACACCGGCGAGAGGCCCTACAAGTGCCATgagtgtgggaaggccttcagcCAGCGCTCCGTCCTCATCCAGCACCAGCGCATCCACACCGGTGTGAAGCCCCACGAGTGTGCTGCCTGCGGAAAGGCCTTCAGTCAGCGGTCCAAGCTGGTCAAGCACCAGCTGGTCCACACCAGGCAGTGA
- the ZNF16 gene encoding zinc finger protein 16 isoform X2, translating to MGGPRTGSRAGLPARASGPAAEARGARLSRSDHRRWGLRAGESSSLPSVPPRDSDAPAIPAMPSLRARPEEAEMEPSVPGLFPWIPEAQACVSDAPAVTHPGSSFCGPLRYGITEPGTSPHHQQPDWDTRTEGKVFLQKEELPEDLESQAEISENSSSNASQGPGLGEPCDGALGRAWGAPDKRQAQPLCPEGCLTPVAVPLWSPLGEKELDCGDFESSFGLSPSPGTFQAMPMGERPGVYVCSPSFQHSASLTSHEALCPAESPLICNACGKTFRGNPDLIQHQITHTGQKSFMCSVCGKSFSQNSLLKSHLQCHMGEKPYTCEECGKAFHAHSDLMRHRGDHSREPYACSECGKAFHQSSSLKKHQRVHAGERPYACGECGKAFRRSSNLVQHQRVHSGEKPYVCSECGKAFRRSSNLIKHHRVHTGEKPFECGECGKAFSQSSHLRKHQRVHTGERPYTCSECGKPFSRVSNLIKHHRVHTGEKPYKCPDCGKAFSQSSSLIQHRRIHTGEKPHVCDVCGKAFSYSSVLRKHQIIHTGEKPYACGVCRKAFSHSSALVQHQGVHTGEKPYECHECGKTFSRSSNLILHQRVHTGEKPYECTECGKTFSQSSTLIQHQRIHNGLKPHECNQCGKAFNRSSNLIHHQKVHTGEKPYTCVECGKGFSQSSHLIQHQIIHTGERPYKCHECGKAFSQRSVLIQHQRIHTGVKPHECAACGKAFSQRSKLVKHQLVHTRQ from the exons ATGGGCGGCCCGCGTACCGGAAGTCGGGCGGGACTTCCGGCGCGGGCCTCGGGGCCGGCCGCTGAGGCCAGGGGTGCGCGCCTTTCCCGGAGTGACCACCGGAGGTGGGGGCTTCGCGCGGGAGAATCCTCTTCGCTGCCGTCCGTTCCCCCGCGTGACTCCGATGCCCCCGCG ATTCCAGCCATGCCCAGCCTCCGAGCTCGCCCCGAAGAGGCAGAAATGGAACCCTCGGTTCCTGGACTGTTCCCCTGGATCCCCGAAGCCCAGGCCTGTGTGAGTGATGCTCCTGCTGTGACCCATCCTGGATCTTCATTCTGTGGTCCCCTCCGCTATGGCATAACTGAGCCAGGAACCAGCCCTCACCATCAGCAGCCAG ATTGGGACACCAGGACTGAGGGCAAGGTGTTTCTCCAGAAGGAAGAACTTCCTGAGGATTTGGAATCACAGGCAGAAATATCAGAAAACAGTTCCAGCAATGCTTCCCAGGGTCCTGGGCTTGGGGAGCCCTGTGATGGAGCACTGGGAAGGGCGTGGGGGGCTCCTGACAAGAGGCAGGCACAGCCCCTCTGCCCAGAGGGGTGCCTCACACCAGTGGCTGTGCCTCTCTGGAGCCCCCTGGGGGAGAAAGAGTTGGACTGTGGTGATTTTGAGAGCAGCTTTGGTCTGAGCCCAAGCCCAGGGACCTTCCAGGCAATGCCTATGGGAGAGAGGccaggtgtgtatgtgtgcagcCCCAGCTTCCAACACAGTGCAAGCCTAACTAGCCATGAGGCACTCTGCCCAGCTGAAAGCCCGCTTATATGTAATGCATGTGGGAAAACCTTCAGAGGAAACCCTGATCTCATACAGCATCAGATAACCCACACTGGACAGAAGTCCTTCATGTGTAGCGTGTGTGGAAAATCCTTCAGCCAGAACTCACTTCTTAAAAGTCATCTGCAGTGTCACATGGGCGAGAAGCCCTACACCTGCGAGGAGTGCGGGAAAGCCTTCCATGCACACTCGGACCTCATGAGGCACAGGGGTGACCACAGCAGAGAGCCTTATGCATGCAGTGAGTGTGGGAAGGCCTTTCACCAGAGTTCCAGCCTCAAAAAGCACCAGAGGGTCCATGCAGGCGAGAGGCCCTATGCATGTGGGGAGTGCGGGAAAGCTTTCCGGCGGAGCTCCAACCTGGTCCAGCACCAAAGGGTCCATTCTGGGGAGAAACCGTATGTGTGCAGTGAATGCGGGAAGGCCTTCCGGCGGAGCTCCAACCTCATCAAACACCACAGGGTCCACACAGGTGAGAAGCCATTTGAGTGTGGGGAGTGTGGGAAGGCTTTCAGCCAGAGCTCGCATCTGAGGAAGCATCAGAGGGTCCACACGGGGGAGAGGCCATACACGTGCAGTGAATGTGGCAAGCCATTCAGCCGCGTCTCCAACCTCATCAAGCACCACAGGGTCCATACAGGAGAGAAGCCCTATAAATGCCCTGACTGTGGGAAGGCCTTCAGCCAGAGCTCCAGCCTCATTCAGCACCGGAGAAtccacactggggagaagccgcacgtgtgtgatgtgtgtggaaAGGCCTTCAGTTACAGCTCAGTGCTCAGAAAGCACCAGATAATCCACACGGGAGAGAAGCCCTATGCATGTGGTGTCTGTAGGAAGGCCTTCAGCCACAGCTCAGCCCTCGTTCAGCACCAGGGTGTGCACACAGGTGAGAAGCCCTACGAGTGCCACGAGTGTGGGAAGACGTTCAGCCGCAGCTCCAACCTTATCCTGCACCAGCGAGTTCACACGGGAGAGAAGCCCTATGAATGCACTGAGTGTGGGAAGACCTTCAGCCAGAGCTCAACTCTCATTCAGCATCAGAGGATTCATAATGGATTGAAACCCCATGAATGTAACCAGTGTGGTAAAGCCTTCAACCGAAGCTCAAACCTCATTCACCACCAGAAagttcatactggagagaagccGTACACGTGTGTCGAGTGTGGGAAGGGCTTCAGCCAGAGCTCACACCTCATTCAGCATCAAATAATCCACACCGGCGAGAGGCCCTACAAGTGCCATgagtgtgggaaggccttcagcCAGCGCTCCGTCCTCATCCAGCACCAGCGCATCCACACCGGTGTGAAGCCCCACGAGTGTGCTGCCTGCGGAAAGGCCTTCAGTCAGCGGTCCAAGCTGGTCAAGCACCAGCTGGTCCACACCAGGCAGTGA
- the ZNF16 gene encoding zinc finger protein 16 isoform X4, translating into MPSGGRAALPRVWLRVRVARLPQSGEADSSHAQPPSSPRRGRNGTLGSWTVPLDPRSPGLYWDTRTEGKVFLQKEELPEDLESQAEISENSSSNASQGPGLGEPCDGALGRAWGAPDKRQAQPLCPEGCLTPVAVPLWSPLGEKELDCGDFESSFGLSPSPGTFQAMPMGERPGVYVCSPSFQHSASLTSHEALCPAESPLICNACGKTFRGNPDLIQHQITHTGQKSFMCSVCGKSFSQNSLLKSHLQCHMGEKPYTCEECGKAFHAHSDLMRHRGDHSREPYACSECGKAFHQSSSLKKHQRVHAGERPYACGECGKAFRRSSNLVQHQRVHSGEKPYVCSECGKAFRRSSNLIKHHRVHTGEKPFECGECGKAFSQSSHLRKHQRVHTGERPYTCSECGKPFSRVSNLIKHHRVHTGEKPYKCPDCGKAFSQSSSLIQHRRIHTGEKPHVCDVCGKAFSYSSVLRKHQIIHTGEKPYACGVCRKAFSHSSALVQHQGVHTGEKPYECHECGKTFSRSSNLILHQRVHTGEKPYECTECGKTFSQSSTLIQHQRIHNGLKPHECNQCGKAFNRSSNLIHHQKVHTGEKPYTCVECGKGFSQSSHLIQHQIIHTGERPYKCHECGKAFSQRSVLIQHQRIHTGVKPHECAACGKAFSQRSKLVKHQLVHTRQ; encoded by the exons ATGCCCAGCGGAGGCCGAGCAGCCCTGCCCCGAGTCTGGCTGCGGGTCCGCGTGGCGAGGCTGCCGCAGAGCGGTGAGGCAG ATTCCAGCCATGCCCAGCCTCCGAGCTCGCCCCGAAGAGGCAGAAATGGAACCCTCGGTTCCTGGACTGTTCCCCTGGATCCCCGAAGCCCAGGCCTGT ATTGGGACACCAGGACTGAGGGCAAGGTGTTTCTCCAGAAGGAAGAACTTCCTGAGGATTTGGAATCACAGGCAGAAATATCAGAAAACAGTTCCAGCAATGCTTCCCAGGGTCCTGGGCTTGGGGAGCCCTGTGATGGAGCACTGGGAAGGGCGTGGGGGGCTCCTGACAAGAGGCAGGCACAGCCCCTCTGCCCAGAGGGGTGCCTCACACCAGTGGCTGTGCCTCTCTGGAGCCCCCTGGGGGAGAAAGAGTTGGACTGTGGTGATTTTGAGAGCAGCTTTGGTCTGAGCCCAAGCCCAGGGACCTTCCAGGCAATGCCTATGGGAGAGAGGccaggtgtgtatgtgtgcagcCCCAGCTTCCAACACAGTGCAAGCCTAACTAGCCATGAGGCACTCTGCCCAGCTGAAAGCCCGCTTATATGTAATGCATGTGGGAAAACCTTCAGAGGAAACCCTGATCTCATACAGCATCAGATAACCCACACTGGACAGAAGTCCTTCATGTGTAGCGTGTGTGGAAAATCCTTCAGCCAGAACTCACTTCTTAAAAGTCATCTGCAGTGTCACATGGGCGAGAAGCCCTACACCTGCGAGGAGTGCGGGAAAGCCTTCCATGCACACTCGGACCTCATGAGGCACAGGGGTGACCACAGCAGAGAGCCTTATGCATGCAGTGAGTGTGGGAAGGCCTTTCACCAGAGTTCCAGCCTCAAAAAGCACCAGAGGGTCCATGCAGGCGAGAGGCCCTATGCATGTGGGGAGTGCGGGAAAGCTTTCCGGCGGAGCTCCAACCTGGTCCAGCACCAAAGGGTCCATTCTGGGGAGAAACCGTATGTGTGCAGTGAATGCGGGAAGGCCTTCCGGCGGAGCTCCAACCTCATCAAACACCACAGGGTCCACACAGGTGAGAAGCCATTTGAGTGTGGGGAGTGTGGGAAGGCTTTCAGCCAGAGCTCGCATCTGAGGAAGCATCAGAGGGTCCACACGGGGGAGAGGCCATACACGTGCAGTGAATGTGGCAAGCCATTCAGCCGCGTCTCCAACCTCATCAAGCACCACAGGGTCCATACAGGAGAGAAGCCCTATAAATGCCCTGACTGTGGGAAGGCCTTCAGCCAGAGCTCCAGCCTCATTCAGCACCGGAGAAtccacactggggagaagccgcacgtgtgtgatgtgtgtggaaAGGCCTTCAGTTACAGCTCAGTGCTCAGAAAGCACCAGATAATCCACACGGGAGAGAAGCCCTATGCATGTGGTGTCTGTAGGAAGGCCTTCAGCCACAGCTCAGCCCTCGTTCAGCACCAGGGTGTGCACACAGGTGAGAAGCCCTACGAGTGCCACGAGTGTGGGAAGACGTTCAGCCGCAGCTCCAACCTTATCCTGCACCAGCGAGTTCACACGGGAGAGAAGCCCTATGAATGCACTGAGTGTGGGAAGACCTTCAGCCAGAGCTCAACTCTCATTCAGCATCAGAGGATTCATAATGGATTGAAACCCCATGAATGTAACCAGTGTGGTAAAGCCTTCAACCGAAGCTCAAACCTCATTCACCACCAGAAagttcatactggagagaagccGTACACGTGTGTCGAGTGTGGGAAGGGCTTCAGCCAGAGCTCACACCTCATTCAGCATCAAATAATCCACACCGGCGAGAGGCCCTACAAGTGCCATgagtgtgggaaggccttcagcCAGCGCTCCGTCCTCATCCAGCACCAGCGCATCCACACCGGTGTGAAGCCCCACGAGTGTGCTGCCTGCGGAAAGGCCTTCAGTCAGCGGTCCAAGCTGGTCAAGCACCAGCTGGTCCACACCAGGCAGTGA